The proteins below are encoded in one region of Coturnix japonica isolate 7356 unplaced genomic scaffold, Coturnix japonica 2.1 chrUnrandom612, whole genome shotgun sequence:
- the LOC107307468 gene encoding RNA-binding protein 14-like isoform X4, giving the protein MRSPPSLLPLSSEEAPPFCEGAVSILAMRPGIKLFVGNVPEEATAEELSELFSGVAGPVLGIALMKQFAFVHLRDEAAATQAIAQLNGHQLHGRRIVVEPSRPRPTNTCKIFVGNVSAACTSGELRALFQQYGAVVECDVVKGFPFNQRVFFL; this is encoded by the coding sequence ATGCGCAGTCCGCCGTCGCTTCTCCCCCTCAGCTCTGAGGAGGCGCCGCCATTTTGTGAGGGCGCCGTTTCCATTCTCGCAATGCGTCCCGGTATTAAACTATTCGTGGGCAATGTCCCCGAAGAAGCCACGGCCGAAGAACTGAGCGAACTATTTTCCGGTGTAGCCGGTCCGGTGCTCGGTATCGCTTTAATGAAACAATTCGCTTTCGTTCATCTCCGGGATGAAGCGGCGGCGACACAAGCCATCGCTCAGCTCAACGGGCACCAGCTGCACGGCCGGAGGATCGTGGTGGAACCGTCCAGGCCTCGGCCAACAAATACCTGCAAGATCTTTGTGGGCAACGTGTCGGCCGCCTGCACCAGCGGCGAGCTCAGGGCCTTGTTCCAGCAATACGGCGCCGTCGTGGAGTGCGATGTGGTCAAAG